The window CGGCGCCTTCCTCTTTACCAGCGTGGCCTTCGGCGTCGCGCTCTCGCCGTTCGCGGTGCTGCTGGCGTACCTGCTGCGCGTGCTCACCGTGGTTCGCCGGACGCTCGCGGTCGGCCCGTTCATCCTCCGGCCCACCGAGCAGGCCGTCCGAGCCGACCGCGAGAAGCGGTAGCCGCCCGGCTCCGTGCTACTTTTTGCGGTTCGCGGCGAGGATCAGCTATGCGAGTGCTCGCGGTCCACGCCGACGGCCTGGCGTTCGAGGCGGTCCAGCCCGCGAGCGAGAGCGACGCTGCGACGCCCGCCAGCGGGCCGGCGACCGGCGAACTCGGCGAGTGCGTCGTCGGCTTCGTCGCAGTCGAGCGGAGCGATCGAGCGGATCGCGACGCTGTCGCGACCGACGCCGCCGCCGAACTGGATGCGGTCGCCGATCGGCTGGGCGCCGAGCGGATCGGGCTGATCCCGCGCGAGCACCTGATCGACGATCCGGCGAGCGCCGACGCCGCGGCCGCAGCGCTGGAAGCGCTCGCGGAGCAACTGGACCCGGAGCGCGAACTGCTCCGCGCGCCGGTCGGCTGGCAGCTCGCGGTCGACGTCGAGCGGAAGGGCCACCCGTTCGCCGAGCGGGCGATCCGCGTCGTTCCGCGGCGGCGCGACGCCGACGGGGCGACGCCGAATCGAGGCGGCGCGAACGCGATCGACGCGCTCTCGGAGCTCGGGCTGGCGGTGCGGGATTCGGCGGGCGACGGTGACGCCCTCCGTTGGCTGCCCCGGGGGCAGTTCCTCCGGAGCGCGCTCCGCGAGTACGCCGAGGAACTGCTCGCCGACGCGGACGCAGTGCCCGTCTCGACGCCCGCGATCGACGTCCACGCGGCCGCGGATCGGCGCGAAGGGACCGAGCGCTCCGACTCGATCGTCGGTCCCGCCGATCGCGCCCAGCTTCTGCGTCCCAGCGTCCACGGCGGGCTACTCTCGGCGCTCGGTGACGCCATCGGCGACGGCGTCGGCGCCGACGATGCGCCCGTTCGGCTCCGCGAAACCGCGCGCTGGAGGCCCGAGCGGGCCGCGAACGTTCCGCCGGAGGCGTTCGACCGACGCGTCAGGTCCGAGTATCACGCCGCCCTGCCGGACGAGGCGGCCGCGATCGACGAGTTCGAGCGCCTCGTCGGCGTTATCGCGGAGGCGTCGGCGGCGCTGGGCGTCGCTGCGGAGGCGGCGACGCTCGGCGCCGACGCGGCGACGCTGACGCTCGCAGAGGGGTTCGCCGTGGACCGGCCGGCGTTCGGCGACCGGATCGCCGCCGCGCTGGACGATCCGGTAGCAGTCGAAACGGTGGCCGATGACTCGCGCTACTGGGCGGCCCGGCTGGCGTTCGTCGCGACAGACGACGACGGCCGGGAGTTCCCGCTCGGAAGCGTCGAACTCGACGCCGCGACGCCGGCGCGGTTCGGCATCGAGGGCGTGGACGGCGGGACGCCGGTGCTGGTCCACGCCGCGCCGATCGGCGACGTCGAGGGCACGATCGCGGCACTGGCGGGCCCCGCCGCGGCGTCCGAACGCAGGGGGCTACCGATCTGGCTGGCGCCGACGCAGGTGCGACTGGTGCCGATCGACGATCGCCACGTCGGCTTCTGTGACGACGCCGCGATCGAGTTGCGCGACCAGGGCGTGCGCGCGGACGTCGACGCCCGCGACGCGACAGTCGGCGAGCGACTCGACCGGGCGGCACGCGAGCGCGTGCCGTACGTCGCCGTCGTCGGGGATCGCGAACTGGACGAGGGGGTGCTCCCGGTCGCGGTGTCAGAGACCGGGCGCGAGGAGCGGCTGACGGTCGACGGCCTCCGCGAGCGCGTGCTGGCGAAGTGTGAGGGCCGGCTCGGGCTCGGCGGGGCGCTCCCCCGGCGGGTCGGTGCGTACCCGTCGGACGACGACGAGTGAACGCGCGGTCTGCGGACCGCCAGGCGACGGGAAGCAGTTGCGATGGCGCGCACGGCGCCGCTCCGATGGGGATGCGCCGTCGAATATTTTTTCTAAATCGCGCGCCAACGACGGCCTGTCGTGCCGTCGACGTTGTTCCTGCTCGGGATAGCGGTCGCCGCCTTCGTCGGCGTAAACATCGGCGGGTCCTCGACGGGCGTCGCGTTCGGGCCGGCGACCGGCAGCGGCGTGCTGTCGATGCGGCAGGCCTCCGCCCTGATGGCCGTCTGCGTCCTACTGGGCGGGTTCACGATCGGGACGAACGTCGTCGACACGCTGGGCACCGAGTTCGTCTCGGGAGAGTATTTCACGCCCGGCGCGTCGATCGGCGTCCTCCTGTTCGTCGGCCTCGGCATCCTGCTCGGGAACGTCCTGAAGGTGTCGACCAGCACCAGCCAGACCGCGGTCGCCGCAGTCGTCGGGATGGGCGCGGCGCTGGGCGCGCTCGACTGGGAGACCGTCGGCGTCGTCGTCATCTGGTGGGTGCTCTCGACGATCCTGGCGTTCTGGCTCTGCGCGTTCGTCGGCCGGTACCTGTACGACTCGGTCGTCGCGGCGCTCGACTTCGACGCCGACGACCGGGTCGCCGAGCTGGCCGTGATCGGAATCGGCTGTTACATGGCGTTCTCTGCGGGCGCCTCGAACGTCGCCAACGCGGTCGCGCCGCTGGTCGGCTCGGGCCAGCTCGGCATGACCGCCGGCGTCGCGCTCGCCGGGCTGGCGATCGGCGCGGGCGCGTTCGCGCTGGGACCCCGGACGATGGAGACGGTCGGCGAGGACATCACCGACCTCTCGCTGGAGGCGTCGCTGATCGCCGAGTCGATCGCCGCGACGATCCTCACCGGGCTGAGCTGGGCGGGGATTCCCGCGAGCCTGGCGGTCGTGCTCACCGCCTGCGTGATCGGGCTCGGCTGGGGCCGGGCGAGCCGCCGGGTGCCGCTCCAGGCGATCGTCCGCCCGGAGGGGCTCACGAACGGGGAGCAGTCGACGTGGGCCGAGGATCAGCTCGACCTGTTCGATCCGACGACGACCAAGCGGATCGTGACGACGTGGATCGCCACCCCGACCGTCGCGGGCGCCGTCGCGTTCGTCGCGTTCGAGGTCGCGCAGCGGTTCGGTACGCTCGCGTGATCCCGGACTCGGTCGGAGAGCCGGGCGGGAACCTCGCGTCGCGCCGACGCCCAGGTCAGATTTTTCCGCGAGAGCGCCCAATCTCCGACGACCATGTCCCTGAGCAACGCTCGGAAACGCTTCCAGGGTAGGCAGACGCAGTTCCACATCGAGCTGCTGTACGGCGCGCTGTTTATCGCCGGGTTCGGCTACCTCGTCTTCCGCGTCGATCCGCGGGTCGCGGCGTTCGAGGGCGGCCTCGTCGTCGGCTACCTGCTGCGCATCTGGGAGAAGATGTCGATCTACGAGCGGATCCTCGAAGAGACCGTCTCCCGAGAAGCGGAGGCGCAGGTCGAAGCCGAAGTCGAGGAGCAGGTTTCGGACGAGATCGAGACGGAGCTCGAAGAGCAAGTTCCCACCGAAGTCGAGGAACGGGTCGACGAGGAGGTCGACGAACGCCTCGACGAGGAACTCGAGCGGCGCGTCGACGCCGCAGATCCGCAAAGCGACGACGAGTCGAAGTCCGCTTAGTCTCCTGGCTGGCCGCCGCTGGCGACCCCCAACTCGCCCAGCGCCTCGCGGTCGATGACGGCCATGCCGCTGCCCGGTTCGCGGTTCTTGAGCTGTTTGACCGTGAGTCGCATGGCTCTCACCTCGGTTGTGCGCAGAAAAATCGACTCTCGGACGACGCTACGAAGACCGGTTCCGCGCCGGGCGCGTTCAGCCCTCCACCTCGATCTGCTTGCCGCGGGTTGTCGCGCCCGTCTGGACCGGCAGCCGGACTTCGAGGATCCCGTTGTTGTAGCGGGCCGCGATCTCGTCGTCGTCGACGGTCTTGGGGAAGCGGAACCGACGGTGGTAGGTCTTGCGCTCGCCGCGCTGGTCGTCTTCGTGCTCGGCGGCGATGTTGAGGACGCCGTCGTCCCAAGCGACGTCGATCTCCTCGGGATCGAAGCCCGGCAGCTCGACGCTCAGGACGAACTCGTCGTCCTCTTCGTACAGTTCGTAGTCGCTGCGACTACCTTCGAACAGTCGACTTGGCAGGTCTGTGCTCTGGAACCAGGAGCCAGTTGGACCAGTTGGCAGCGCCATCGGTTCTCACCTCCTGCGCTCGTTTGTACGTTGTTCGCGGTTCGTGATAGATTTTTCTGAATATTTTCTACAATTGAGAGCCGAAAAACGCGGCTGCTACGGAGCGGAACGTGCCAACCGTTAGCTATCGCGCAACTCGGTGAGACCCATAGCGGAGATCGAAGTCAGTACCACTGCGTCTCTGTCACCCAGATCCTCACATGTATCTGATACTTATGAGTGTGTGCATAACAATGTCACGTGATGAAGCCACACTATCGGAACGGCGAGCAGGTCATCGACCGCTGGGACGACGTGTTCGAAGCGCTCTCGGCCGAGCCCAGGCGTCAACTCGTCGTCTCCCTGCTCGACGCCGAGCCGGCCGAGTCGGTTCCCCTGCCCGAGAGCGCGGTGAACCCCAACGTCCCGCCCGATCGGGAGGCGCTTCGCCGAGAGTTGCACCACCATCACCTGCCGAAGCTGGCCGATCTGGGGATCGTCGCGTGGGAGGAGGATCCGCTGGTCGCATCCAGGGGCCCCCGATTCGACGAAGCGGCCGTCGTGTTCGAGGCGCTGCACTCGACCGCGACCGAGCTGCCGGATTCGCTGGTCGTCGGCTGTCAGCGCCTCGAACGGGAGCGCCAGAAGGGCGTCGGCGATTAGCGGAACCGTCGCTCGAACGGAGAGGGGAGTCGTTACCAGCGGTGATGGACGTGCTCGCGGACGTGCTCGTCGTAGACGTCTCGCACCGCACCGTGTGTCTCGTGGTCGAGCGAGTCGAAGCCGGCGGCCTCGACGTTCTGGGCGACGTGGTCGGGATCGGTCGAGCCGGGGATCACGGTCGAGACGGCGTCGTGGTCGAGGATCCACCGGAGCGTGAACTGGGCCATCGTCATCTCCTCGGGGACGAGCGGGCGGAGTTCGTCGACGGCGTCGAGCCCGACCTCGTAGGGGACGCCCGCGAACGTCTCGCCGACGTCGAAGGCGTCGCCGTGGCGGTTGTAGTTGCGGTGGTCGTCCTCGGGGAACTCGGTGTCCCGATCCAGCTTCCCCGTCAGCAGGCCCGACGCGAGCGGGACGCGCACGATGACGCCGATATCGCGGCGCTTCGCTTCCTCGAAGAACAGCTCGGCGGGGCGCTGGCGGAACGGGTTGAAGATGATCTGTATCGTTTCGACGCCCGGATACTCGATCGCCTTGAGCGCCTCCTCGACGCGCTCGACGCTGACGCCGTACTGGTCGATCTTGCCGGCGTCGGACAGGTCGGCCAGCGCGTCGAACGTCTCGGGCTGGTAGTACGCGTCGGTGGGCGGGCAGTGCAGCTGCAGCAGATCCAGCGTCTCGACGCCGAGGTTCTCCCGGCTGCGGTCGACGAACCGCTCGATGTGCTCGCGGTCGTAGTCCTCGGCGACGTGGGGGTCGAGCCGGCGGCCCGCCTTCGTCGCGACGATCGGGTCCTCGTGGCGCTCGTCGAGGACCTCCCGAATGAGGCGCTCGCTGCGCCCGTCGCCGTACACGTCCGCTGTGTCGACGAAGTCGACGCCCTCGTCGAGAGCGGCGCTGATCGCAGCGCGACCCTCTTCCTCCGAAACGTCGCCCCAGTCCGAGCCGACGTTCCACGTCCCGAGGCCGATCTCCGTCACGTTCCAGCCGGTGTCGCCGAGTCGTCGCCGTTGCATACCCGCATTCGACGAGCGGGAGCGCCGTTACGGTTTGGGTAGCGACAGACGAGTCGGGCAGCCGCGCTCCGGCGGAAACCGCTCACCGCTCGCGGACGCCGGTGCCCGGCCGGTCGACCGCCGCGAGGTCGATCTCGCCGCCGGGCATACCCACGCCCTCGAAGGGGTCGTCGGCCAGCAGCAGCGAGCCGTCGAGGTCGACGTACTCGGCCAGCGGCGCGAGGTGGGCCATCGCGGCGATCGAGGGCTGGGCCTCGACCATGCAGCCCAGCATCACGTCGAGTCCCTCGGCGCGGGCGGCGTGGGCCATCCGCCGGGCCTCGCGCAGGCTCGCGCACTTCGAGAGCTTGATGACGATCACGTCCGCCCGATCCGCGACCGCGGGGACGTCCGGCAGCCGGACGCAGCTCTCGTCGGCGGCGACCGGCAGCGCGGCGCTCTCGTACACCCGGCGCAGGGCCTCGGGCTCGTCGGCGGGCACCGGCTGTTCGAGCAGTTCGACGCCGAAGTCCGCCAGGAACTCGGCCATCCGGACGGCGTCGGCGCGCGACCAGGCCTCGTTGGCGTCGACCCGCAGCGCGGCGTCGGGCGCGGCCGAGCGCACAGTTCGAACGATCTCGCGGTCCCGGTCGGTGCCGAGCTTGACCTTCAGCGTCGAGAAGCCCCGGTCGACGGCCTCGCGGGCGTGCTCGGCCATCGCGTCGACGTCGTCGAGCCCGATCGTGTAGCACGTCTCGGGCGCTCGGTCGGGGTCGAGCCCCCAAAGGCGGTACAGCGGGAGCCCGGCGCGCTTCGCGGCGAGGTCGTGGAGCGCGACGCTGACGGCGCCCCGAGCGGCGGGGTTCCGGCGGACGACCTCGCCGAGGCGACGCTCGATCCGGTCGAGCGCGTGCGGGTCGCCGATCGTCTCGACGGCGTCGAGCAGGTCGGGGAGGACGGCCGCCGCGGTCGCGGCGGTCTCGCCGTAGTGACGCGTCGGCGCGGCGCCGCCGATCCCCTCGTTGCCGTCGCCGTCGCTGATCCTGACCAGCGGGTACTCGACGGTACGGGTTGTCCCCCGAGCGATCGTGAACGGGCGCTCCGTGTCCAGCGAGAGCGTCTCGAACTCGGCGTCGAGCGTCACAGCAGCGCCTCCACCAGTTCGTCGGTGCCCTGTCGGATCGGGTCCGCGGCGGGCGCGTCGACGGCGTCGCCGAACTCGGCGATCGCGTCGGCCGCCGCGGTCTCGGGGTACTCCGAGGTGTTGAGCGCGCCGGCGGCGACCTCTGTCTCGCGGACGGGCGCCGCCAGCCCCTCATACAGGTCGACGTACGTCTCGATCGCGGGCATCTCGAACGACTCGTAGCCGTGGATCGCTTCCCGACCCGCCTCGTGACACAGCACCAGTTTGTCCGGCATCGCGCCGTGGAGGATGCCGCAGGTCACCGCCGAGTACGCCGGGTGGACGATGCTGCCCTGGCCCTCGACGAACAGGTACTCGCGGTCGTCGCCGACCTCTCGGATCATGCGCTCGACCGCGCCCGCGGTGAAATCCGAGATCGTCCGGTCGATCGGGATTCCCCAGCCCTCGATCATGATGCCGGTCTGGCCCGTCGGGACGACGGCGGCGTCGTGCCCGGCCTCGGCGGCGGCGCGGGCGAGTTCCATCGTCGTCGTCATCTTCCCAGTGTTGCAGTCCGTGCCCACAGTGAGAATCACCTCCGCGTCGACCTCGTCGGCCCGGCCCTGGCTGACGGTCAGATCCTCGGGCGGCTTGCGCACGTCCCGGAGCTCGCCGCCGTGCTCCTCGGCGAGACGGGCGAACTCCTCGTCCTCCGAGAGGAAGTAGTGCAGTCCGGCGATCACGTCACAGCCCCGTTCGAGGGCGGTGACGACGTCGGCGCGCCAGGACTCGTCGAAGCCGCCGCCGATCGGCGCGACGCCGATTATCAGCGCGTCGATCGACGCGTCGACCGCGCTCATCCCCGAGACGATCGGAGCGTCCTGCACGTCGGCGACGTGATCGCCGACCTGCGTTCCGGCGCTGTCCCGATCCAGCACCGCGACGACGTCGTGGTCGGCGTACCGCAGGACGCCCAGCGCCGTCTTCGCGTCGCCGGGGAACTTCTCGTGGGCCAGAATTGCCACTCGCATGGCAGGGGCTACGCGCCGATGCTTAACAGTTGTATGGACTGTTCGCGAGCAACCGTCGTTGGAGTCCTTGAGAGACTTCCTGCGATTCACGAACGCAGTTTAGAGATCACAGAACAAGGAAAAGGACCGACAGAGCAGCTATAACGAAAATCACGATAAGCACGATCAGGGGGAGCGAGAAGGTCCTAGAATCTCGGTCTGCACTGTCGGTTTCTTCCTCATTGGTATCGTCGTCCGAGTAAACGAGCGAACCGTCGGGTGCGACATCCGGACTTGAATCAGAAATTGGGGATTTAGAAGTACTTCCGACCGTCTGCTCGCGAGAAACGGTCATCGGTTCGACGTCTATCTCGGAGTAATGGCGATCGCTTTCAAGATCAACCTCAGCCACCGTTGTAGACGTATTATCGATGTCTTCCTGATCAGAGCGGCTGTTTTTCTTGAACAGCTGCGGATTGTCCAGGGCTTTGCAGTCGTGGCGCTCCGGAAGGCGATGCTCCGTGCAGAACACGCGATCACAGTAGTTGCACTTGAACGCGAACTCGTCCATCTCACGCGCACAAATCTCGCACTGTGTCACGTTCGAGTCACCAGTGCTGAAGCAATGGAGGCAAAATGATATGAAAGTTAGCAACCGTCGAGGGATTTTATGGTGTCTCAATTCTACGTTACACTGGCTAAGAGTTCTGATCGGCAGGAAGTTTATGCTACGCCGTGACAAACCACACGGACCGAAGGAGATGTACGACGACATCCTGGTGCCGACCGACGGGAGCGACGGAACCGAACGGACGCTCGACCACGCCGTCGAGATCGCCCGGAACCACGGCGCGCGCCTCCACGCGCTGTCGGTGGTCGACCGCCGGGTGTATCTGGCCGCCGAGGAGGACGAGCGCGACGACGTGATGGCGAAGCTACGCGGGGAGGCCGAGGACGCGATCGAACTGGTCGAGGATCGGCTGTCCGACGCCGACGTCGAGGTCACAGCCGAGATCGTCGACGGGACGCCGCACAAGGAGATCCTCGCCTACGCCGACGAGCACGGGGTCGACCTGATCGCGATCGGCACCCACGGCCGAACGGGGCGGGATCGCCTGGAGAACCTCGGCAGCGTCACCGAGCGGGTCGTCGAGGACGCCGACCGGACGGTGCTGGTCGTCTCGATCGACGAGTGACCGGCTCGCCGCGGGAGCCGAGCGCGACAGTTCTGCGGGCCGTCAGTTCGACAGCGCGTCGTCGTCGTCGCCGTCGGGGGTCCGCAGGGCGGACTGCAGGCCCATCTCGGCGACGTTGGCGCCGTACTCGGCGGTGCGCTCGACGCTGTCGAGCACCGTCGCCAGCAGGTGGGCCTCGTCGACGTCGCCGTCGTACAGCCGGCGGTCGACGGCGTGTGCGTCCTCGACGAGGGCGTCGCGGCGCTCGGCGACGCCCCGGAGTCCCGACAGCGACGGCTCGTCGAGCTGCTCGTCCAGCGCCGTCCTGACGATCTCCCGGGAGCGCTCGCCGAGCTCGTCGAGCTCCTCGCCCAGTTCCGCGGGCGGGGCCGCCGACTGTCGGGTCGCGACGCCAGCGATCTTCTCGGCGTGGTCCGCGACCCGCTCCAGCTGTCGGGCGATCCGGTAGTAGGCGAACGCGGTCGTCCGGTCGACGTCGAACGTGACCGCCTCGCGGACGTCCGCCAGCCCGCGGTGGAACTGCCGGCTGACCAGCGCGAACAGCCGGTCGACCTCGCCGTCCTGCTCGGCGACCCGGCGGGCGAGTTCGGCGTCGTGCTCCAGAACCGCGTCGAGGGCGTCTTCGTGCATCGTCAGCGCGGTCAGGCGCATCTGGACGACCGTCTGGCGCAGCGACACTTCAGCGCTGTCGAGCAGACTTCGGATCGTGATCCGGGTCGGCGTCTGGGTCTGTATCTCGACGCCGACGAGCCGGGTCACCGCCGAGCGGACGGCCCGCCGAGCGTCGGCGTCGAACTCGACCGGGCTCGTCAGGACGATCTCGTCGTAGCCGGCGACGTAGGCAGTCATGACGGTGTCGGCGAGCGCCTCGGGATCGAACTCGGCGGCGTCGATCTCGATCGATCGCCCGTCCTCGCCGGTGTCGCGCGCGGCGACGAGCCGGTCGTCGGCGGCGTAGAGGTACAGCGGCGTCCCCGTCTCGATGCCGTTCTCGGTCGCCCACTCCTTGGGCAGCGAGATGGTGTACGTCGAGCCGCCGGTGAGCTGGACCTTGCGCCGGATCGGCTCGTCGGTGCCGTTCGTCGTCATGGGGTGGGTTCCCGATGGAAGGTTATCGTTCGCATCAGTAGATCAGCTCGTCGTCGTTCTCGACGGCGTACAGTGTTCGCGCCGCGACGTTGACGGCGTGGTCGCCGACGCGTTCGAGGTCCCGTATCGTCAGCAGGTGTCGCGACACGTCGCCGAGCAGTTCCTCCGTCGATCGATCGTCGGCCGCGCCGTGTTCCCGCTCGATCAGGGCGCGAACGATCCGTTCGCTGGCGCGCTCGCAGCGCTCGTCGACCTCGTCGTCGCGGGCCGCTATCTCGTGGCAGGCGTCGGGATCCGCGTCGGCGTACGCCGCCATCGCGTCCTCGACCATCGCGACCGTCAGCGCGCCGATGCGCTGGAGGTCGACGTCGGGGGCGACGTCCCGATCCATCTCCAGCGCGTAGCTCGCGAGATTCGTGGCGAGGTCGGCGATCCGTTCGAGGTCGGTGAGGATCTTGAACGACGCGACCACGAGCCGCAGATCGCCGGCGACGGGCTGCTGGAGCGCGAGCAGGTCGACGCAGTCGCCCTCCAGATCGAGGTACCGACGGTTGATCTCGGCGTCGCCCGCGACGACCTCGCGGGCGAGCGCTTCGTCGCCGCCGTCGAGCGCGGCCAGCGCCTGCCGGAGGCGGTCGAGGGCGAGCTCGCTCAGCTCGAGGACGGCCTCGCGCAGCGCGTCGAGCTGCTCGCGGTACTCCTCTCGGGGCATCGTCAGGCCACCTCCGTCCCGCCGGTTCGGCCCGTCGCGGCGCCGGCGCCACCGCCGTCGTCCGGTCGAGTCAGTGACATCACGCGAAGGGAGACGATAACGGAGTAAGTAGGCTGCTATGAGGGGTACACCCAGGGGCGTGCCAGTACATACCACTATGTACCGCTATTACCTCTCGACTTCCGGACAGCTACCAACAGTTACCTTGCGGCAAATGGTACCGTTCAACATGGGAGACTCCAGACGCTACGCGTTCGAGGGCGCCAGTCCCGAGATCCACGAGAGCGCGCGGGTGAGCCGCGAAGCGACGCTGGTCGGCGACGTGACCGTCGCGGCCGACGCCAGCGTCTGGCCGGGCGTCGTCCTGCGGGGCGACGTCGGACCGGTCCGGATCGGCGAGCAAGCCCACGTCGGCGACACGGCCGTCCTCCACGCCTCCGCGATCGGCGAAAACGTGATGGTCGGCCACGGCGCCGTGTGCAACGACGCCGCCGTCGACGACGAGGCGCTGATCGGGTTCAACGCGACGCTGAACTCCGAGGTCAGCGTCGGCGAGCGATCGATCGTCGCCTCCGGAACCGTGGTCCCGCAAGGCTACTCGATCCCGTCTGACTCCTTCGCCCGCGGCGTCCCCGCGGAGGTGACGCCGCTCTCCCAGACGACGATCGACACCGACCGCATCCACGAGGAGTTCGCATCGGGCGCCTACACGGACCTCGCCGGGCGCCACGAGGAGCTGTTCGCGGCCGAGCCCGAGGAGTGAGCGGCTGTAGGGTGAACCGGACGCCGCCGCGGCGTCGGCGAGCGGGCGCGGAGGGACGCCTTTTTGCGTCGCTCGGCCCCAGATCCGGACGATGACACCACGAGTCGCCGTCGTCGGCGGAGGCGTCGCCGGCGCCGCCGTCGCGCACGCGCTCGGGGCGGATCGGGTCGACGTGACGATCTTCGAGCGCGCCGACCGGGTCGGCGGCCGCACCGCGACGCGACGCCGCGGCGAGGCGGTGTACGACTACGGCGCGAACTACGTCACCGACGACGACGAGCGCGTCGCGGAGCTGCTCGCCGAGGAGCTCTCGGACGGACTCGTCGATATCGCCGAACCGGTCTGGACGTTCGACGCCGACGGACAGATCAGCGAGGGCCGGGGGAACGGCCGCAAGTGGACCTACGAGGGCGGCGTCGAGACGCTCGCCGGTCGGCTCGTCGACCGGAGCGACGCCACGGTCGAGACGGGTGCGGAAGTGACCGGGCTGGGGCGCGACGGCGAGGAGTGGATGGTCGAGACGAGCGATGGGCGGGTGTTCGAGCCGTTCGACGGCGTCGTGCTGACGCCGCCGGCGCCTCAGACCGGCGAGCTTCTCGCGGACGCCGACTGGGACCACGACCGCAAGGACGCCCTCGTCGGGGCGCTGCGGGACGTTCCGTACCGGACGATCTGGTCGCTCGCGCTGCACTACCCCGACGAACTGGAGCGGCCCTACTACGCGCTGGTCAACACCGACCGCGACCACGAGATCGGCTGGCTCTCCCGCGAGGAGTGCAAGCCCGGTCACGTCCCGGACGGCGAGTCGCTGTTGATCGTCCAGATGGCGCCCGACTGGTCGGCCGAGCGCTACGATGCCGACGGGGCGGACGTCGTCGCCGAAGCGCTGCCGATCGTCGCCGACCTGCTCGACGACGACCGACTCGCCGATCCGGACTGGACCGATCACCAGCGCTGGGGGCTGGCGCTGCC is drawn from Natronoarchaeum mannanilyticum and contains these coding sequences:
- a CDS encoding threonyl-tRNA synthetase editing domain-containing protein, whose translation is MRVLAVHADGLAFEAVQPASESDAATPASGPATGELGECVVGFVAVERSDRADRDAVATDAAAELDAVADRLGAERIGLIPREHLIDDPASADAAAAALEALAEQLDPERELLRAPVGWQLAVDVERKGHPFAERAIRVVPRRRDADGATPNRGGANAIDALSELGLAVRDSAGDGDALRWLPRGQFLRSALREYAEELLADADAVPVSTPAIDVHAAADRREGTERSDSIVGPADRAQLLRPSVHGGLLSALGDAIGDGVGADDAPVRLRETARWRPERAANVPPEAFDRRVRSEYHAALPDEAAAIDEFERLVGVIAEASAALGVAAEAATLGADAATLTLAEGFAVDRPAFGDRIAAALDDPVAVETVADDSRYWAARLAFVATDDDGREFPLGSVELDAATPARFGIEGVDGGTPVLVHAAPIGDVEGTIAALAGPAAASERRGLPIWLAPTQVRLVPIDDRHVGFCDDAAIELRDQGVRADVDARDATVGERLDRAARERVPYVAVVGDRELDEGVLPVAVSETGREERLTVDGLRERVLAKCEGRLGLGGALPRRVGAYPSDDDE
- a CDS encoding inorganic phosphate transporter codes for the protein MPSTLFLLGIAVAAFVGVNIGGSSTGVAFGPATGSGVLSMRQASALMAVCVLLGGFTIGTNVVDTLGTEFVSGEYFTPGASIGVLLFVGLGILLGNVLKVSTSTSQTAVAAVVGMGAALGALDWETVGVVVIWWVLSTILAFWLCAFVGRYLYDSVVAALDFDADDRVAELAVIGIGCYMAFSAGASNVANAVAPLVGSGQLGMTAGVALAGLAIGAGAFALGPRTMETVGEDITDLSLEASLIAESIAATILTGLSWAGIPASLAVVLTACVIGLGWGRASRRVPLQAIVRPEGLTNGEQSTWAEDQLDLFDPTTTKRIVTTWIATPTVAGAVAFVAFEVAQRFGTLA
- a CDS encoding Hsp20/alpha crystallin family protein, whose product is MALPTGPTGSWFQSTDLPSRLFEGSRSDYELYEEDDEFVLSVELPGFDPEEIDVAWDDGVLNIAAEHEDDQRGERKTYHRRFRFPKTVDDDEIAARYNNGILEVRLPVQTGATTRGKQIEVEG
- a CDS encoding DUF7344 domain-containing protein, with product MKPHYRNGEQVIDRWDDVFEALSAEPRRQLVVSLLDAEPAESVPLPESAVNPNVPPDREALRRELHHHHLPKLADLGIVAWEEDPLVASRGPRFDEAAVVFEALHSTATELPDSLVVGCQRLERERQKGVGD
- a CDS encoding aldo/keto reductase; its protein translation is MQRRRLGDTGWNVTEIGLGTWNVGSDWGDVSEEEGRAAISAALDEGVDFVDTADVYGDGRSERLIREVLDERHEDPIVATKAGRRLDPHVAEDYDREHIERFVDRSRENLGVETLDLLQLHCPPTDAYYQPETFDALADLSDAGKIDQYGVSVERVEEALKAIEYPGVETIQIIFNPFRQRPAELFFEEAKRRDIGVIVRVPLASGLLTGKLDRDTEFPEDDHRNYNRHGDAFDVGETFAGVPYEVGLDAVDELRPLVPEEMTMAQFTLRWILDHDAVSTVIPGSTDPDHVAQNVEAAGFDSLDHETHGAVRDVYDEHVREHVHHRW
- a CDS encoding dipeptide epimerase, with translation MTLDAEFETLSLDTERPFTIARGTTRTVEYPLVRISDGDGNEGIGGAAPTRHYGETAATAAAVLPDLLDAVETIGDPHALDRIERRLGEVVRRNPAARGAVSVALHDLAAKRAGLPLYRLWGLDPDRAPETCYTIGLDDVDAMAEHAREAVDRGFSTLKVKLGTDRDREIVRTVRSAAPDAALRVDANEAWSRADAVRMAEFLADFGVELLEQPVPADEPEALRRVYESAALPVAADESCVRLPDVPAVADRADVIVIKLSKCASLREARRMAHAARAEGLDVMLGCMVEAQPSIAAMAHLAPLAEYVDLDGSLLLADDPFEGVGMPGGEIDLAAVDRPGTGVRER
- a CDS encoding DUF1611 domain-containing protein: MRVAILAHEKFPGDAKTALGVLRYADHDVVAVLDRDSAGTQVGDHVADVQDAPIVSGMSAVDASIDALIIGVAPIGGGFDESWRADVVTALERGCDVIAGLHYFLSEDEEFARLAEEHGGELRDVRKPPEDLTVSQGRADEVDAEVILTVGTDCNTGKMTTTMELARAAAEAGHDAAVVPTGQTGIMIEGWGIPIDRTISDFTAGAVERMIREVGDDREYLFVEGQGSIVHPAYSAVTCGILHGAMPDKLVLCHEAGREAIHGYESFEMPAIETYVDLYEGLAAPVRETEVAAGALNTSEYPETAAADAIAEFGDAVDAPAADPIRQGTDELVEALL
- a CDS encoding AN1-type zinc finger protein, producing the protein MDEFAFKCNYCDRVFCTEHRLPERHDCKALDNPQLFKKNSRSDQEDIDNTSTTVAEVDLESDRHYSEIDVEPMTVSREQTVGSTSKSPISDSSPDVAPDGSLVYSDDDTNEEETDSADRDSRTFSLPLIVLIVIFVIAALSVLFLVL
- a CDS encoding universal stress protein, which encodes MYDDILVPTDGSDGTERTLDHAVEIARNHGARLHALSVVDRRVYLAAEEDERDDVMAKLRGEAEDAIELVEDRLSDADVEVTAEIVDGTPHKEILAYADEHGVDLIAIGTHGRTGRDRLENLGSVTERVVEDADRTVLVVSIDE